A single genomic interval of Salinarchaeum sp. IM2453 harbors:
- a CDS encoding radical SAM protein — MISEGCRQCAKGGKLVLFVSGTCERRDCFYCPLSETRKDTDTVYANERPVSHDADVIEEAEKMDALGSSITGGEPLEVLDRTCHYIDLLKTEFGGDHHIHLYTAVPGDKDTFKRLSSAGLDEIRFHPPYAMWGNLHGTEWEQRLYDARDAGLDPAFEIPGIRPEQEFIEFIEEGAADFCNINEFEMTEGNHERMRSAGFERDLDHISAVNSPTEKILEEMGSHEKVYFCTAQFKDAAQHRERLKRTAENVRRPFDEITDDGTLVYGVTSVDPDQFDDLGVPDEYYSIKSDHIELAWWLLEEMIENGDIASGEVIEQYPTIDQTIVERTPLAQ, encoded by the coding sequence ATGATTTCTGAGGGCTGCCGGCAGTGTGCAAAAGGTGGAAAACTGGTTCTGTTTGTTTCAGGGACCTGTGAGCGACGGGACTGTTTTTACTGTCCGCTTAGTGAAACCCGGAAAGATACTGATACTGTATATGCAAACGAGCGGCCTGTTTCACACGATGCTGATGTCATCGAAGAGGCAGAAAAAATGGATGCTCTTGGTAGCTCGATTACTGGTGGTGAACCACTTGAGGTCCTCGACCGTACCTGTCATTATATTGACCTACTAAAAACAGAGTTTGGTGGGGACCATCATATCCATCTATATACTGCGGTTCCAGGCGATAAAGACACTTTCAAGCGACTTTCTAGTGCAGGTCTCGATGAGATTCGCTTTCATCCACCGTATGCCATGTGGGGGAATCTACATGGAACAGAGTGGGAGCAGCGGCTATATGATGCTCGTGATGCTGGCCTTGATCCCGCATTTGAAATCCCTGGTATCAGACCCGAACAAGAGTTTATTGAGTTTATTGAGGAGGGGGCGGCCGATTTCTGTAATATCAATGAGTTCGAGATGACTGAAGGAAATCATGAGCGAATGCGCTCAGCTGGATTTGAACGTGATCTTGATCACATTAGTGCTGTCAACAGTCCAACAGAAAAAATCCTTGAAGAGATGGGATCACACGAGAAGGTTTACTTTTGCACAGCTCAGTTCAAAGACGCCGCACAACATCGTGAGCGCCTCAAGCGCACAGCTGAAAATGTCCGCCGTCCGTTCGATGAAATTACCGATGATGGAACTCTAGTGTATGGAGTGACCTCCGTTGATCCGGACCAATTTGATGATCTTGGCGTTCCTGATGAATACTATTCTATTAAATCTGACCACATTGAGCTGGCATGGTGGTTGCTTGAAGAAATGATAGAGAATGGCGATATTGCATCTGGAGAAGTAATCGAACAATACCCGACCATAGATCAAACAATTGTTGAGCGAACTCCTCTTGCTCAATAG
- the trpD gene encoding anthranilate phosphoribosyltransferase, whose protein sequence is MQDYIKHVTEGNDLSQEQARQVVANIFEEATDAQIGALLSALRAKGETEAEIAGFAEGMREAARTIAPNQNILVDTCGTGGDDYDTINVSTTSAIVASAAGVPVAKHGNYSVSSSSGSADVLEEVGVTVDAEPPAVQKSIESNGIGFMLAPVFHPAMKAVIGPRKELGMRTIFNILGPLTNPAGADAQIVGVYDAELVPLIARALARMDVERALVVHGSGLDEIAVHDHTTVAEVSGEDISEYTITPADLGLAQHSIEDIAGGSPEENAADLEGIVTGDIRGAKRDIILANAGAALYVADAVESLEDGVKEAATAIDSGAAEMKLNALREAV, encoded by the coding sequence ATGCAGGATTATATTAAACACGTAACTGAAGGTAACGACTTATCACAGGAACAAGCCAGGCAAGTGGTTGCAAATATTTTTGAAGAGGCCACTGATGCACAGATTGGTGCTCTGCTGTCTGCTCTCCGCGCTAAAGGTGAAACTGAAGCTGAAATTGCAGGATTTGCAGAGGGTATGCGCGAAGCGGCCCGCACAATCGCTCCTAATCAAAATATCCTCGTTGATACATGCGGAACAGGTGGGGACGATTATGATACAATTAACGTATCAACAACAAGTGCGATTGTTGCATCGGCGGCTGGTGTGCCAGTTGCTAAACACGGAAATTACTCTGTTTCCTCCTCCTCTGGGAGCGCAGACGTACTTGAGGAGGTAGGAGTTACCGTTGATGCTGAACCACCAGCGGTTCAAAAATCAATTGAGTCTAATGGAATCGGATTCATGCTTGCCCCGGTATTTCATCCGGCAATGAAAGCTGTCATTGGTCCCCGCAAAGAGCTTGGAATGCGTACTATATTTAATATCCTAGGTCCTCTTACCAATCCTGCTGGGGCTGATGCACAAATTGTTGGGGTATACGATGCAGAACTGGTCCCATTGATCGCCCGAGCACTCGCCCGAATGGATGTTGAACGGGCATTAGTTGTCCATGGATCTGGCCTTGATGAAATTGCTGTTCATGATCATACAACTGTCGCTGAAGTCTCTGGTGAAGATATTTCAGAGTATACAATTACACCGGCTGACTTAGGTCTTGCACAGCACTCCATTGAGGATATTGCTGGCGGGTCTCCAGAAGAAAATGCGGCAGATTTAGAAGGAATTGTTACCGGCGATATCCGCGGTGCAAAGCGTGATATTATCTTAGCGAACGCCGGAGCTGCTCTCTATGTTGCTGATGCCGTTGAAAGCCTTGAAGATGGTGTTAAAGAAGCGGCAACCGCAATCGACTCAGGAGCAGCTGAAATGAAACTCAATGCACTCCGGGAGGCAGTATGA
- a CDS encoding phosphoribosylanthranilate isomerase, translating into MTDSQVPRVKICGHTRSQDIYTSAHAGADAIGIITDVPVDTPREVSIDQATQLIECVPPMVTSVCVTMPESVEQAQNIADQTDPDILQIHTSLSPSDIAKLSDSVDSSIMVAVDAEDVDMIKSVAPVSDLVLVDSTSDSGGGGTGRTHDWSQTREIIQDILTPVILAGGLTPENVADAIQTAQPYGVDVASGVESRGGIKDKQNVTDFISAAYQRRVPV; encoded by the coding sequence ATGACCGACTCACAAGTCCCTCGTGTGAAAATATGTGGCCACACCCGTTCTCAGGATATCTATACCAGCGCCCATGCCGGTGCTGATGCAATCGGTATCATTACTGATGTTCCTGTCGACACTCCTCGCGAAGTCTCAATAGATCAAGCGACACAGTTGATTGAGTGTGTCCCACCAATGGTAACGAGCGTTTGTGTTACAATGCCTGAGTCAGTCGAACAAGCACAAAACATCGCAGATCAAACTGATCCAGATATCCTCCAGATCCATACGAGCCTGTCCCCTTCCGATATTGCTAAACTGTCTGACAGTGTTGATTCATCGATTATGGTTGCTGTTGATGCTGAGGATGTGGATATGATCAAGTCTGTCGCTCCTGTTTCTGATCTGGTACTGGTTGATTCGACTAGTGACTCTGGTGGTGGTGGCACCGGACGAACCCATGACTGGTCTCAAACCCGGGAGATCATCCAGGATATTTTGACCCCTGTTATCCTTGCTGGGGGATTAACTCCAGAAAATGTAGCAGACGCTATTCAAACAGCGCAGCCATACGGTGTTGATGTTGCAAGTGGTGTCGAGTCTCGTGGAGGTATTAAAGACAAGCAGAACGTTACAGATTTCATCTCAGCTGCCTATCAACGGAGGGTTCCCGTATGA
- the trpE gene encoding anthranilate synthase component I — protein MTILSMNRSEFCERVADDSATVIRVTTQIDPDVTPIAAYAALTGRTVDADQCDHAYILESAEKTASSDPDGAFRPSSEATDRHARYSFVGYDPVATISVTEDAADVQITGDDRYQSLVSTNGGDVVDTLRSALPDAELVGFNGADRQRLDGGLVGFLAYDAVYNLHLDEVGIDRPESPVPDAQYLLMTKTLAFDELNDTVELVFTPVLRPEDDPAEIYDQLLNEAQRVNQLLSDAASPDPNGFYRTGESAGSKDQYEQAVEETKEHILSGDIYQGVISRTRELYGEIDPLGLYLALRDINPSPYMYLLNYEDRQIVGASPETLVSVRNEEVMVNPIAGTCPRGSSPVEDRRLAGEMLADGKERAEHTMLVDLARNDVRRVAEPGSVRVEEFMSVLKYSHVQHIESTVTGTLRSDCDAFDAMRATFPAGTLSGAPKIRAMEIISDLEETPRGVYGGGVGYFSWTGDADSAIVIRTAAIDDLGDKQRVAVRAGAGIVADSDPEAEYDETEKKMDGVLAAIEKIEHSTEEVIQ, from the coding sequence ATGACTATCCTGTCAATGAATCGATCAGAATTTTGTGAGCGTGTTGCTGATGACTCAGCCACGGTCATTCGTGTTACTACTCAGATCGATCCTGACGTTACGCCGATTGCCGCATACGCGGCTTTGACCGGCCGGACTGTTGATGCGGATCAATGCGATCACGCATATATCCTTGAAAGTGCTGAGAAAACTGCATCCAGTGATCCTGATGGAGCATTTCGTCCCTCATCCGAAGCTACGGATCGACACGCTAGATATTCCTTTGTGGGATATGATCCGGTGGCTACCATCTCTGTTACTGAGGATGCGGCCGATGTCCAAATCACGGGCGATGATCGGTACCAATCGCTTGTATCAACCAATGGAGGAGATGTGGTTGATACACTTCGCTCAGCGTTGCCGGATGCTGAATTGGTCGGATTTAACGGTGCTGATCGACAGCGACTCGACGGTGGACTCGTCGGGTTTCTGGCATACGACGCTGTGTATAATCTTCATTTAGATGAAGTCGGTATCGATCGGCCTGAATCACCAGTTCCTGATGCCCAATATCTTCTGATGACAAAGACATTGGCTTTCGACGAGCTCAACGATACCGTTGAACTGGTCTTTACCCCCGTACTTCGACCTGAAGACGACCCGGCCGAGATTTATGACCAACTCCTTAACGAGGCCCAACGAGTTAATCAGCTATTGTCTGACGCAGCTTCTCCTGATCCTAACGGATTTTATCGCACGGGGGAGTCAGCAGGATCAAAAGACCAGTACGAACAGGCGGTTGAAGAAACAAAGGAACACATTCTTAGTGGTGATATATATCAGGGCGTTATTTCCAGAACCAGAGAATTATATGGCGAGATAGATCCACTTGGTCTGTATCTCGCACTCCGCGATATTAACCCTTCTCCGTATATGTACCTTCTAAATTACGAGGATCGCCAAATCGTTGGAGCAAGCCCTGAAACCTTGGTCTCGGTCCGAAATGAGGAGGTGATGGTGAACCCAATTGCCGGCACATGTCCACGAGGATCGAGTCCAGTTGAAGATCGCCGCCTTGCCGGTGAAATGCTCGCAGATGGGAAGGAACGAGCAGAACACACAATGCTCGTTGACCTAGCACGAAACGATGTTCGACGAGTTGCCGAACCTGGGTCTGTTCGTGTAGAGGAGTTCATGAGTGTGTTAAAATATAGCCACGTGCAGCATATTGAGTCAACAGTTACAGGCACCCTCCGCTCTGACTGCGATGCTTTTGATGCAATGCGTGCTACGTTCCCAGCTGGGACTCTTTCTGGTGCCCCAAAAATCCGCGCAATGGAGATAATCAGTGACTTAGAAGAGACTCCACGTGGCGTATATGGCGGTGGAGTCGGGTACTTCTCTTGGACTGGTGACGCTGACTCTGCTATTGTCATTCGGACGGCAGCAATTGATGATCTCGGTGATAAACAGCGAGTCGCTGTCCGTG